The Hordeum vulgare subsp. vulgare chromosome 7H, MorexV3_pseudomolecules_assembly, whole genome shotgun sequence DNA window AGTAGCCGAGGTTCAAAAGACTTAGGATTTTCCTCGGAGGTTTCattttcatcatcttcatctgatAATGTGCGGGCGATGTACCTATCATAGTTAGTTTAGTCATTAGGTATGATTGCATTATCCTCATACAAAAGATATGACGAAACTCTATTCTCCTCATACAAAAGATATGACGAAGCTCTATTATAATCAAGAAACTGCAGTGGGAATTACAACTTGTAACAAGAGAAAACAAGAATTGCAGCAGGTATTGAGCTCCAAGTTCAAGGGATTTAATTCATTAGTAGGGATAAAAAGATCATACTTGCATTTCGGATGTCGATCACAGCCTATAAAATAGCCTTCGCCGTACCTACTAACTTTGAATCTCAGGGTTCCTTCAGAACAACTGCAGATATTCAGCAAGCCTGTTAAGTACTCGTATTAAGGAAGAAACATGGTTAATACATGCATGATAGGGTAACATCCTATTTCCCGTGCAAAATGAATTTGTACGAATTGTGCAAACATTTATGATTGGGAAATGGCAAGCATTAGAATTCTAACTTCCTAAACAGCATAAAATACATTCAAGGTATGATGATGGTATGCATTACCTAGGGCAAATCCTACTATCTGTGTCAAGGTCAGGAAAGAGGGTAGGAAGGAATTTCTCTTCAAGCATTCTCTCTACCTGCAACAAGGTTGGTAATTCAAATCCAGATTCAAATTTCAATACTTATAAGTAACTATAAGATAATATGGTAATATATTGTTTGCTAAACGCTAAAGTTGATCTCTATCAAAAGGATTAGACATGCTAAAATGGGTGGGATGAGGTCAGGTGGGATTCGGCAATCTACTGGGGGTTCAGCAATCCCAGCTAGGACCAGTATGCTATTTACCTGGGGTGGTCAGTGAGCTGACTACATCTTACTTTGTAATGAACCCCCATATTGGAATCTAAAATACGTCTAGCATTGGAATCTCtgaaaagacttgtatttagaaacggagggagtacaaatgaAATTTTCTTTGGACAGCTCACTGATAACTGTGATTTACTTGGGTGATAGAACGAAAGTGCTGTTCTGATCCCGAACTTATGtgagctcgggtgaacagtaaaaCCAAAAAATTGATTTTGTTTTGGAGCATTGATTTTTTTTCACGTTTTCCACGAATGTCATCCGGCGATGAAACTTTGTAACCAATCAAAACATTTGTCAATGTTTGGCACACAAAAAAcggattttttttttctgatttaaCTGTTCACCCAAACTCACATGAGATCAGGATCAGAACAGCCACGTCCATAAGTATTCCAGCCGATAATGAAAACTATCCATCCGAAACAAGATGTACTCGTAGACATAGAGAATGATCTTAGCCCACAACTTATCATTTATATATCCCTGGAAGAAACGCAAAATTTGCTACATTCAGGAAATGTAACGAGAGGAGAGTCTTTGACCAGCACTTCATATTTAAGAAATGGGTCTGAAACACAGATTTCGATTGCTATGGCAAACAAAAGCTGCTTTGGCTACGAGATAGGAAAAAAATCAAGCGATAGCACCATGCAAGTAGTTATTCTAGGTGAAAAATTTCTGGTGCCAGGGTACAGATTTTTCCAGAAGCCACAAATAAAATTACCTTTCTAACATCCCATTGACTAGCATCTGTGCAGTATTTGCTGAATCGTTCCCAGTAATTTGTCAGGAGGCCCTTCCATTCAGTTGACCCAGCAGAGACATTGTCTAGCTGTTAATGTGCAGAAAAGGAACAGTAATAGGATTATTACAACAACTGAATTCTCATATGCTTAGTTAATTACTGTTAACAACAGAAAGAAAAAACTTCATATTCCCACATATCCTATTCGGCAAATCATCCCCGTACTCATCTTTTAAGGAAAAGGGCAGTCCGGTTAAGAAACATAGCCTTAAGGTAGATTTCCATCTTGACTCTGTACCCTCCGTTCCATTATGAATTTATGATTATAATCCTCTTTAAAGAAAAAGGCTCCGTTTGGGAAACCTTTAAGCTTACAAACCTGTAAATAACATGCCCCAGTATTTTACTGAGCACCAACAAAAACTAGTGTATACATATGTATTCCTTTGCCCTTGTAAATGTTGTTTGGATACAAGGTATTTAGTTCACTTGTAAATGGGAATCCCGAGTTAAACACGGAACTAAGTGAGCTCAGACATGAATACAGCAACAGGGAGACAAATATAAGTTTCAGTATTCAGCAAACAACAGATCTGTGCTCTGAACACACCAAAATTCAACCTAAACAACTCTAAATGTACACATGTACAAGAACTTTAGTATCTGCATCCAAGAATATTCAAGACACAGAGCAACAAATTTGGCAACCTAAAATCCTAGTATCAAAAGCGATCAAGATGCTCGACTGAGTAGCACACCTGACACTTATAACGCCCCACAGATCTTACTGGGGGAGGTCAAGCATTGAGGAGCAGGGGAGGGAGTTGTCCGTGAGAGGCGTGGATAGAGAAGAGATGGTCAGATCAAGCGACGTAGAGAAGGCTCTGTGCCATCGGTGAAGGAGACCCAGACGGCGACAATGGAAGGGTGGAGGTCTGGAGGAGGAGCTCAGTGTCGACAGTGAGggtgaggagaggaggggagcttGTGGTGGGCAGCGTCTACCTCAATACCTCACCACCTGTGGTGATCAACAGCTGCATCTCACTTTGGCCCCGATATTAGTCATATTTATATCCAGACCTACCTCTACCTGCCAAATTATTACTTTCCTGATGTATCGAGGACATACGACGGACTGGGGCTCAACTAAAACAGGGGATCCAAACAAATTTTGAAAGGCCCGAGCTAATTTATTCACGGGCCTATAATTTAAGCCTCTGTTAGGATCAAAATTGGGCTTCCAGACGGGGCTTTACAAATCATAGCCTTAGGGTAGAATTCCATCATGACTCTGTCGCCTTGCCACAACAAGTTTTCTTACAACGGATTCAGAATCacaattccaaaaaaaattaaaaaatctaCAGCCATATTGCCGGCTGAACCTGAGGTAACAGCAGGCCAAAACCACTCAATTTTGCATATTTTGAACCAGTTACACATTTCTATATAATATTGTTGGTCTCAAAGTATGAGCATGGTATAACCTTTCTTCCAAAGTATGTGGATCTCACTTTCTACTGAAATCAATCTGCAGATTTCTGAAGCCACTACAAAAGCTGGTTTCCGAAGCCATGGTAAAGAACAAGCACATACAAAATGTACAGATATGCTATAGGTTGAAAAGTGTTTAGTACCTCCGTCTCCATGTTAGCAGTAAAGCTGTAATCGGCAATCTCAGAGAAAAGATGTGAAAGAAATGCTGAGACCTGAAAAACATATGATTGAGCATATTTAAAATTAAAAGACACAAGAAAGCTGAAATATCAGACACAAGAAAACTGAAATAGTGCGACCTCAGCTAGGTGAACTGAAAGAATGCCCTAAAACACAGTCTAAAACAATATGCAACAAAATTAAAGAGCAGAAAGATGAAATAACAGGTGAAGTGTACTTGAGCATTTGCAAAACCATAAAAAGTATAACGTTGTAAGGAGCAAGTGTTTTGCAGAGCAATATGTGTAGGTTTTAGTGAGTTAATCCATCTTTGTCATCTTAGAGACATAAGAAAGAGTAACAAAGATACAATGACAAGATGACGAGTTGGTAAAATGCATACAAATGCACTGGAAGTGAAGATAATATGATACAAAAACAATGCACTTAACTTTCAGACATTATTTCTGTGCAAATCAACATAATGGTTTCAGATGGCAATCAGAACAGAGGTTGTTTTGACCAAACAGGATCTTTGTAGAAGGGTGAAGATGGCATCAGGAACAAGAACATACCATTCGACCACGAAACTCAGGGTGCAGAACTCGACTTTTTATTGTCACATATTTCCGGTCCTGGATGGCACAAGTATGGCAAAAACTCTTATCAACTCGCACAAGTAGTTGCTAATGATAATGAATTAAGAAAGTACCGCCAATGATAATGAATGAAACTACAAATTGGCAATATAGTTAATTCATGGGCCTTTGCAACTGCTGGTCTCAGCCAGGTGTTATTGTTATCAAAACATGATACTTGTATCTAGCCTGGATAAAGCTGTAAACTAATCGTTTGTGCATACTAGTAACCACCGAGGGGACCTGTTAGTCTGTGCCAGAACTCAAAAGAGTAGGCCAGTTTTAGaaaatcaaacccatgttgcagacCACTAAAAGAGTCACTTTCCCAGCAACCTAAAAGTCAACTGTCACATGCATTGCTAAGTTATGGCATAAGTTAGATTTATGGCATGAGGCCATATGCAGCACTTGAGGGGCAACTACATGAGCCAACTAACCCAAACATGTCATTCAGAGACTTGACTCACAAATCATCAGATATACTAGAAAGAGCTAAACGGGCATCCAAGAAAGGGAGTGGGATGTATTTTGGGCATAACAATAAGTAGCACATTGGGCTACCTGCAACACCCTCATTATAGAGGCGTACGTAGAAGGCCTTCCAATTCCAAGTTCCTCCATCTTTTTAATCTGGAGATTACAAGGCACGCGGTGACAATCATTGGTTACAGAACAAACCAATGCTAAGGAAACCTTCTTATTTCAGGCATGTACAATTATAAGAGTAACAACAATTGAAAAATCCAAACCATAGGTTATTACTGACCAATGCACCCTCAGAATAACGGGATGGAGGTTTAGTAAAGTGCTGCCCAAGATTCACGTTAACGGGAGACGCCAAATCTTTCATCTGAAAAAAAGAATATATGCTATGACATAGTTCAATGATGGCCAGCAATATGTGGTCAAATAAAAAAATGTGTAATCAGCAGCTGTTAACCTCTAATTTGGACAAGGCCTCGAAATTATCCTGATGTGCAGCTTCTCCTTCAGGGCTTTCACTGGACCCACTTGCTTCAGTGTCCTACAAGCAAAACACATTCTCATTAATGGGTTCAGTAAGCTCATAAAACTGAACACCAGGCACAtggatattttataaaataaatccttTAAGCAACACATTCACATTCTCATTATATCCATGTGAAAGTTTAACCATCAACTCCTTAAAGGAAAACAAGAAGCTAACACATAACAGTACAAATTCAAGATGCTAATGAATTGGCAGAAATTCACGCATTTCAGCAAAAGTAGGAAATTCACGCATTTCAGCAAAAGTAGGAAATCAAACCCTGATGCTACATAAGAGTTTATAGAAAAGGAGGAACATAGGTACTAATGTACTATATTTCATGTACTCCAGAAGTATCGCCAAAAGTAAGATTTCTATGAATAGGAAACATACAGAGAAAAAATCAGAAAGAAATATGGGATGGACTAATCATATATCAATTTTGGTTTGGCCCCGGTATCCTAAATTATATCCACATCTAACTGAGAATACATTTGTCATCTAAGTATATATCCAAAAGGATAAAGCAGTGGATCGGATAGATTGTATTTGAGCCATCACCCCTAATGCACACATAAATATATATGCTGTGTTATGAAGTAGGTTTGTGGAGTAAAGAGAATGACACTCGTCATATCTGGACCAGGCAAAAGGGAGAAACTCCCTAATTCTTGCTTAATCCAACTCAATGGATTGCCTCCTGTTTCGAACAGGGGTGGAggcccttacaacttcaagtaatAGAGAGAAGGGAATTGATTCATATCCTAAACAGTTCGCTTAAGGCCTGTGAAGTTAACTGAAAGGAACCTAATCACGTCTATATCTTGCAGCAGGTGCTGAGAACCTCCTTTGATGTTGGTGTGGACCAGCTCACGTCGTAACAGATACAAACCAAATTAAGGTTACAGAGATGATAAAGACCAACCCAATTATGCAATCATCCTCATCCCTTGAAACATGAAATGTTGTCGTGAGTGAGCATATtttctactaaatctactaataggCCAGTCAAAGCAGCATAAAGGAAAGTGGAGAAGGCTACATTAGAAGACAATCAACATGTTTTCTTACCTGGGCAAAATAAGTAACAGAAGATCAAGAAGCCTAGATGGATTAAAACTATATAACTTACCTCATAGACGGCTTGGTACCCCTTGAAGTCAAGCCTTGATGCAGATGAATGAAAAATCATGTCTCCTTCAGGATTACCAATGTCAACTTGAATCTACAACGCAATTATTAACGCGTGCAGAGAGTAAGAAACTAAGCATGGAATTTCATAGGACATATAAAATAAGGAAAATCTAAAACAAAAAGGTAAGAATTTAACATGTCTTTAAGTTGCGTATCAAAGAAAATGGATATCATTTTCATTAACTGACACAGcatcaaaatatatatatatagcacaacAATCAGAATTCTGTTTGAAGAGCTACAACAAATTGGATGAAATTTCTCTCCAGTTATAACAAATTTTAATAGGTAGATGCCTCATCATGATGTTCTTATACTCAAATACTCGATCATATCATATACAACTAATCTCAAAAGATGACCACCATATTTATTCTTACACATTGCATAGATTCCTGTAGAATGAGGATATCCCTTTTTAAAGCATTAGGCCAGACTTGCCCTGGCTCTCAAAAAGAGCTGGAGGTTTTGCCTCAACTCATTCCTCTCTGTTTCACCACACTTATCCATTTTATTGAGAAATACAAATTCAGAATGTTAAAATAGCTGCATTCTCTCCGGTTTTACCATTATTTTAAAAAGGGGAAAAGGTTCCCGTGTAAAGCATTTCACCTCATATGGCCATCGGACAGCTTTCTATACTCACTTGGTTCTGATAATAAGATGGCTTGGTAATAGTCGTGAAACAGATGGCTTAGCTGGCACAATGTTCTGTCATAAACACAGAGCTGCCTCATTTATCGATAGAAAGGAGCTGAACGTAGGTTAGCTTGATTAGACGTCAACTTACAAATCCTTCTTAATACTATACCTGTCATGATTTCCATAGAAGGATGAGAGGAGTTTTCTATATCGTACGGTCAACTGAACCAACGATATAACATACAAATATGAGCAGCAAGCTACCAATGCACTGCAAACTCGTGGAATTCATATTTCTTTCAAATTGGAAACATATGTTATTCATGGTTTTTAGTGAGGAAAGAGTAGGGGGCTGGTCGCCAAATTATTTGGAATCTCAAATCTCAAAAAAATGTGTACAGTGAGATTCTTTGGTCTAGCTGAGCCAAGGTTCAGAAAAACATTACTGGAGACAATATGGCTTTGTAAAAATGCACATGGTAGCCAGCCATCCCAAAGAATGGAGTAATAAACAACAGATAAAAATGAAGACAGTAACCAACCAGCTCAGTCCTTGAAGCTTCCATTTGGCAAGCCATTGTTCTTCTCCATATTAGAGTGTACAGTTTCAAAGAATCCTCATCAAGTATTCCAATCAAAGATGCTGAAAGAGATACCATGATAGTCATAGAACTATAAATCGAAAACAATAAACCAAAATTATAGTGCTCAAATATGCAAGTAACCTATGCAAGTAAGAACAAGAGATGCTACAGAAGATTTGGCAAAAGAAAAGAAACATTAGCAACTTTTAATTCTGAAAATGGAAAAATCAGGCTTCAGGTACTCTTTCAGCCCTACAGTGCATGCAGACTTCAAGCATAACCATCATTCATTATGAATGGGTCAATTATAAAGCATGTTTACAACAGATGGCAAAACCCTGCTGATTACAAATCAAGAGATGATATAAAGGTTATGGTAGATGTGGAACAGCGAGTACATGAGAACTTACATGAACTAGTAAACAACACCAAGCATGCCATTCAAACACAAAACATATATCACCTCTTGATTTGTAATGAActtctccctccgttccaaaataagcgttgtgattttagttcaaatttgaactaaaacaacaacacttGTTTTGGACCGGAGGTAGTAAACAACACCCACAATAGGGTAGAGAGAAGGGTGGGTAGAAGGATCTAAGGTTTGGGCTGTCAGTGTCATCAATACGGAGTGGAGGGAGTGTGCAGGTGTCTAGCCCGATGGTCCCTAAAATCCTACGATTGTCTGCCCTTGATTATCTATTTTCGATGGTCTCTTTTGGATGTATTCCTGACCCAACAGCGGCTCTCCGTCACCCAACGCCATTGTACTTCAAGTCTCCTTGTCCCAATTCTCTCCACCGGAACAAATGAGAAATGTTAAAAGTATTAAACAAGCAGAAAAAGGACAATGATTAAAGGAAACACCTTTAGTTGATACTCAATAAAAACTTTAGCAACCAAAGATTGCAATGGGCTTGAACGGTCAAATAGAGTATATAGATGAGATCTGCAACTCATAAACCACTAGCACATACCAAGTATGTTTTTTGGAACCATCAACCCAACCCCCACCCCATCCCCCAACAAAAAACACAGACTAAAAATGATTTACGGTAGTGCAGCATCGATATAGAGTAAACACAGAACTACAGGAGGGTTTATTACATGGCAACCTCCTTATGCTGGTGGGCCTTATGGCTTCATGGGCCTCTTGAGCATTTTTCACCTTATTCAAGTACTTCCTAATATCCTCTGGTGCATACTGCTCTCCGTACCTAGAACAAATAATTGTTAGCAAGACTGGAAGCCCCAGGTGACATACTGATAGACAGGAAGGTAACATGTTGAACTCCCAAGATACTGATCTgtcaaactactccctccgttcgctATTATAAGATGTTTTAACTTTTTTCTAAATCGGATGTATGTAGACActtttagtgtgtttgttcactcatttcagtttgtatgtagtccatattgaaatatccaaaacatattATAATagtgaatggagggagtagcttCTAAATAACAAGATTAGACAAGATAAGAAACAAACTCATAAAAATGATACCAGAAAGCTCTCCAGCCATTCCATCAAATATGCAAAACAATTGGAAGGTTATAAGCATTTAGTAATACAAGTATCAAATATTATGTCTCACAATATCAATCCCATATATCCTGACAACGAGAAAGAAATGTTGAAATTGGTCACTCAATCACAAATTAGATTACTGGGCACAACGTAACTGATTAACTAAACATGAAACAAGATAGATTAGCAACCCAGTACAAACTTAGTTAAATTAGCTTCACAAAATATTCCAATAGAGTATTACCTTTCTTTCACTAACGAACGAATATCTTCTGCGGCTCCATCAGAAATCTTCAATGGGAAGGACAGAATAAATAAATAAGGCAACAGTTTCAGGCTATTAAAATAAGTACAGCATAACAATCAATTATCACTAATAACTGACAAGAAATTCTCAAATTGAAGGATAGAAAGTAGTATCTTTCATGCGCACATCACAATTAAGATTTTGTAGCCAAATCGAGTATTTTGAGTTCATAATgttcatatataaaccatgatgtGTTTCATGTAAATGAAGCTGGCGTAAAAGTTCAAGTTACACCTAACTCGCTTGggcgggagtggatgcacaatctCACCACCTAAGTTCAAATCATCACCACTTGAAAAACTCAAGCATATATTTCTTCATTAAAATGCATATGAGTTCCTCCTACATGTTCGTTTGTGATATTATTACTACTGTAGCTACCCAGGGTCCTAGAAATATACATGAATGGAACTAAATAATGAGAAAAGCAAGTCAAAAAATAATAGAGCAGACGGTTTATTTGGAATAGCAGTAAGGACCTATAGAACTCCATTTTCCTGATCAGATGTTTGAGCTGATAACTAAGTTTTTTCTTCTACTTAAgcataagcatccctatgctggcCGTAGCATCAAGCTGGGCATCTCTACTTGAAAAACTTATCGTCTTCCTATCCAAGGATGAGTACTGTCACTGTGTCAGCATCAGATTCAAGCAAGAAACAAGATCATCCCACTCTATAATCTCTCTCCTTTATCCAAGTGTCACTCCCCTTAAAACCAGAGCCATGTGGAATCTTTATCTACAGTCACTTGTATATAGAGTGACCAATTTGATGGTGCTTTGTGTGAATGCGCCAATTTTAACCAACAACCACATATCTATCACAGAAAAGAGACCGAGAGCTTGTTTTACCCTACCTACATGATACATTTATAAACAGAAAGGCTACTTTGGCAATCAACTAAAGTAGGATGGTACGTACATGAAACCCATCTGTTCTAAGGTACGTTATTAACCCCGTTGTTTGTTCTGACGAAAGACTGATCCCTTCATAAAGCTTCTGGGCTACCTGCATTCAGATAGTGAACCACATGAGTCAAAAGATCACTACATGTAAATGACAGTATTATAATAGTATAAAGCTATGCATCTAAGTTCTTATTAAGTAGAAACAACCTTCATGGTCCGCCCTGCACCAAAATGTAGTTTGTTTGCTGCATCCTGCTGAAGGCTGGATGTTATATATGGCATTGGAGGATTCTTGCAAATTTTGCTTCTCTTAACACCTTTTACTTCGAATTGGCACGAATAAATCCTCTTTTCTATTGCTCGTGCTTCTTCTTGAGAACTTATAGAAAGCTGATCCAACTTTTTTGAATTGAGAAGCTTTATCCGGGATGTAAGACATAGGCCTTTTGAAGAATCCGAACACTGGGTTTCGAATTCGGTATCAACAGTCCAATATTCCTGCGGACTAAACTGTTCTATTTCAGCCTCCCGGTCACATACAAGAGCCAAAGCTGCAGATTGGACTCGTCCAGCTGACTGACAACCAGGCAACTTCCTCCACAAAAGTGGTGATATGCCAAACCCAATCAAATAATCAAGGGAACGACGTGCAAGGTAAGCATTAACTAAGTCCATATCAATATGTCTTGGAGACATTAAAGCGTTTTTAATAGCATCCTCCGTAATTTCATGGAAGACAACTCTTGCAACAGTAACATGGGAACCCAACACATCCTGCTGTTGTTCAAGCATTTCCTTTATGTGCCAAGCAATTGCTTCACCTTCACGGTCAGGGTCAGAAGCGAGAATCAAATTTTCTGCTCTGGAGATAAGAAATAAGCAATAATAACAGAAGACAATCAGCAACAACTTCATAAAGCAGGGGAACTCGACATGGAAACTTGCACAAGATAAGTTTAACAAATTTATGTAATATATACAGTTAGCCCTAGTTTTAACTTTTAAGTAAGAATTAGCTCAGGCACATGTATGACACTAGAGAAAAAAAGGTTTAACTAATAGTGTATACTCGGATGTGGCAATGAAGAATATAGGCATAAGATACTTGAACACAAAACCATCTGCAGGGACAGCTTATAACAATAAAAGTTTGCATATGATACGAATCAACCATCACCAACGCCATATTGTTGTTATAGTTTCTGTCCATGTGTCCTCGAAAGGCTCAAGTTTAGATAGAGCACAATAAATCTAGGAGATTTAAGACATGATACTGTTTATAACTCTGTGCACACTTCACGGACAATCTAATTTATGCTCAAAGGTGAAATGTCTCATGCATCCCAAAAGATATTAGTACCCACAACATCACATTACATCCAAGAAAGGTTATGAACTACATATTGTAAAACAGAAACCAAGACGACTATCATGTGTTCACTCAGTTAAGCCTTGCAGAAAGTGACAGGGATATGGACATATGGTATTGCATGGAATACAAGTTTTTAGAGACAAACATATGACCCATAGAACGTAGAAGTAATTAATTATGTGATGTCATACTTTCCGAGCAACTAATGCATAGCAAACATATATGTCAACAATGAAATTTGAACAAAGTTAGCGATAACCAGCCTATAGAACATACCCTTTCAATGCAACTTTAATGCTTTTAAGGTGTGTCCAGGCAGCAGTAGGCACCTCCCATACCATGCTGAAGTCGTCATCAGGGCGGACAGATTTTGACTTTCCAGCTAGATCCCTCACATGACCATAGCTAGGTAATACTTCATACATGTCCCCAAGGTATTTTTGAATAACTTTTGCTTTTGTAGCTGATTCAACAACAACTACTGATTTAGCTACCGGGGGGTAAAGAGGTACAAGTGGCCTCCTCTCGCTACCAGAACTATCAACAGTGGTCTTCATGCAATTCTTGGGTTCAGCGGCTGCAATAGTAGCAGATTCCTTTGCTTTCAAAGGTTTCTTCGATCTGGTTACTGTTTTTTTCTCTTTGGAACTACCAACCCCTTTCTTTGGTTTAGATGCGTcggccttcttttcttcttgcttcaCACTAGCTTTCTCGGTTGTCTTTGCTGCTGTTTTACTAGTTTTAGCAGAAGTGCTATTTTTCTTGGTAGAAACTTTCTTTTCTTTCACATCTGCACTAACTTCTTTTTTGCTGCCTCTAGAATTCTTCTTCTTCGCAATGTCCTTTTTAGTATCTGCACCACCCTCGCTGCACTTGCTCGTAGATGTGGAAGCCTCATCAGCAATGGTGCTACACGCAGCTAGTGTGCTTTTACGTCTCTCAGATCTATGGAAGTAACTATGGGCAGCACTCCCACCTTCCCTAGTTATATTGGGATTGCTAAATGAGCTCTTATTTCTAATGAGAAACCTTAACTTTTTACTAAATGCAGTCGAGAAGAGTCGTGAATTAACACTACTGGTAGCCTTTAAAGCAACTCCACAGATAGCTGCAGCCCTGGAACTTACAGAACTGTGGTAACCTGAGAGCCCAGTAGTCAAAAAGGCACTACTTCTGAGCTGTAGGGCAATCTGAGAGCTATTTCTTAGAGACAGTTTCCTCGTTGAATTATTCCGTACTGCGACTCCGCACATTTGACAAGGACGCAAAGGGGAATAAGGCATGAAGGAGCATGAATATCTCGGGGAAGGCCCAAAGTGAAGCTGCAAAGGTAACACGTAGACAACAATTAGAGAGCAAGAATAAATATCTTTGTATGATCATGCTTGTTTGACAGGatcatgcaaaaaaaaaaaactaaagcAAATGCATGATGCAGGGGAACAAGCATTATCGCTTTTATTAGTGTCATCTCATTCTTAGTTGTATTATTAATGAAAAATGATGCTACAGAAGAAGCGGTGGTCTAAAAAGATAACTTTTTTTTCCATCGTGCCGCGCAGAATTAGATGTTATAATCTGCAGCATGCGTGCGTGTGA harbors:
- the LOC123413672 gene encoding DNA topoisomerase 1, translating into MALQLRRLLPHGYAHRALTLATKPLPPAPAMLHFGPSPRYSCSFMPYSPLRPCQMCGVAVRNNSTRKLSLRNSSQIALQLRSSAFLTTGLSGYHSSVSSRAAAICGVALKATSSVNSRLFSTAFSKKLRFLIRNKSSFSNPNITREGGSAAHSYFHRSERRKSTLAACSTIADEASTSTSKCSEGGADTKKDIAKKKNSRGSKKEVSADVKEKKVSTKKNSTSAKTSKTAAKTTEKASVKQEEKKADASKPKKGVGSSKEKKTVTRSKKPLKAKESATIAAAEPKNCMKTTVDSSGSERRPLVPLYPPVAKSVVVVESATKAKVIQKYLGDMYEVLPSYGHVRDLAGKSKSVRPDDDFSMVWEVPTAAWTHLKSIKVALKGAENLILASDPDREGEAIAWHIKEMLEQQQDVLGSHVTVARVVFHEITEDAIKNALMSPRHIDMDLVNAYLARRSLDYLIGFGISPLLWRKLPGCQSAGRVQSAALALVCDREAEIEQFSPQEYWTVDTEFETQCSDSSKGLCLTSRIKLLNSKKLDQLSISSQEEARAIEKRIYSCQFEVKGVKRSKICKNPPMPYITSSLQQDAANKLHFGAGRTMKVAQKLYEGISLSSEQTTGLITYLRTDGFHISDGAAEDIRSLVKERYGEQYAPEDIRKYLNKVKNAQEAHEAIRPTSIRRLPSSLIGILDEDSLKLYTLIWRRTMACQMEASRTELIQVDIGNPEGDMIFHSSASRLDFKGYQAVYEDTEASGSSESPEGEAAHQDNFEALSKLEMKDLASPVNVNLGQHFTKPPSRYSEGALIKKMEELGIGRPSTYASIMRVLQDRKYVTIKSRVLHPEFRGRMVSAFLSHLFSEIADYSFTANMETELDNVSAGSTEWKGLLTNYWERFSKYCTDASQWDVRKVERMLEEKFLPTLFPDLDTDSRICPSCSEGTLRFKVSRYGEGYFIGCDRHPKCKYIARTLSDEDDENETSEENPKSFEPRLLGVKPDTNEKVFLKQGPYGYYIQVGEDRKGVSQKRAPISEVKDVNSITIEDAIELLQYPKVLGKHPDDEHPVLMTHSKAGFSVRHRRSLAPVPKTQDPKKVTLERALKYLTGKNVKKFGRPKGKSNKNAEPIEWH